From a single Novipirellula caenicola genomic region:
- a CDS encoding AI-2E family transporter encodes MTNQRDRESATGRVFFSLGTVSMVLAMLYFGKPVFVPIALSVLLAFILTPLVSVLEKWKLGRLPAVLLASGLAFAIIGMAMWALVSQVQTLAVDLPNHQQEIKSKLESFQLREDSTVNRLSNMFNELFPTPGAVVEPDSPDDPIAVVEEVTAPPPTIVVASEPESPFTAATEILLPVVEPIANVAFVIVLVMFLLLRREDIRYRLISLMGDAALTGTTRLMRDTAERVSKYLLNLLLVNAGFGLWFGVGLYLMGVPYAPLWGFLTLCFRFIPFLGSPASVLFPLLVSVATSTGWTQPIAVLVFFTVSELVTGNVIEPVLFGKTTGLTPVALLVAALFWAWIWGPVGLLLSTPLTVCLVVLGQHLPHLRSLKVLLAEQPVLDARLQFFQRLLAQDFMEGRRVYKQYVNEFGQERAFDEVLIPALSWTRIERGKESISAAEEQFIWRATRDSFILDDKKHSDASEEVAVVENKLTDPEDQGNDEAADHGDPGTLNTRRRRLFGHPVHHESEEIALAMLSQLVGNDCEVELSTTKELPSQVVSKISRSQPDVVVLSVLPPGGLPQLKYMCSEIRASQPTVPIVVTYLGKMKDYDELLVRVREAGASYLTTSLSQTKHQIDVLLKEINQADVNDTVCDRSRSTESPKSNVEEASHVS; translated from the coding sequence TTGACCAACCAACGTGATCGCGAATCGGCCACCGGTCGAGTTTTTTTCAGTTTAGGCACTGTCTCGATGGTGCTGGCGATGCTGTATTTCGGCAAGCCCGTATTTGTTCCGATCGCGCTGAGTGTGTTGTTGGCTTTCATATTAACACCCTTGGTCAGCGTTTTGGAAAAATGGAAGTTGGGACGATTGCCTGCCGTCTTGCTCGCCAGCGGGTTGGCATTCGCAATTATCGGCATGGCGATGTGGGCTTTGGTGTCGCAAGTTCAAACGTTAGCCGTTGATTTGCCGAACCATCAGCAAGAGATCAAGAGCAAACTCGAATCGTTTCAGCTTCGCGAGGATTCGACCGTCAACCGGCTGTCCAACATGTTCAATGAACTGTTTCCGACGCCAGGTGCGGTGGTGGAACCCGATTCGCCGGACGATCCGATTGCGGTGGTCGAGGAAGTCACGGCTCCGCCGCCAACGATTGTTGTGGCCAGTGAGCCTGAAAGTCCGTTTACCGCTGCCACCGAGATCTTGCTGCCGGTCGTCGAGCCGATTGCCAATGTCGCCTTCGTGATCGTGTTGGTGATGTTCCTGCTGCTTCGCCGCGAAGACATTCGCTATCGGCTAATCTCGTTGATGGGGGATGCCGCGCTAACGGGGACTACGCGGTTAATGCGAGACACCGCCGAACGCGTCAGCAAGTATTTGTTGAACCTGTTGCTGGTCAATGCCGGTTTTGGTTTGTGGTTTGGCGTCGGGTTGTATTTGATGGGCGTTCCCTACGCACCGCTATGGGGATTCTTGACGCTTTGTTTCCGATTCATTCCGTTCCTGGGTAGTCCCGCGTCGGTATTGTTTCCCTTGCTGGTCAGCGTGGCGACATCGACGGGATGGACGCAGCCGATTGCGGTTTTGGTGTTCTTTACTGTCAGCGAACTGGTGACGGGCAACGTGATTGAACCCGTGCTCTTCGGCAAAACGACGGGGCTGACGCCAGTCGCATTGTTGGTTGCGGCACTTTTTTGGGCCTGGATTTGGGGACCTGTCGGTTTGTTGTTGTCCACTCCGCTAACGGTTTGTTTGGTGGTGCTTGGGCAACACCTGCCGCACCTGCGTTCGCTTAAGGTGCTGCTTGCCGAGCAACCGGTATTGGATGCGCGTCTACAGTTCTTTCAGCGTTTGCTGGCTCAAGATTTCATGGAGGGACGACGGGTCTATAAACAATACGTCAATGAATTTGGACAAGAACGTGCTTTTGACGAAGTGTTGATCCCTGCGCTCAGCTGGACACGGATCGAGCGAGGCAAGGAGTCCATCAGTGCCGCAGAGGAGCAGTTCATTTGGAGGGCGACACGAGATTCATTTATTCTTGACGATAAAAAACATTCGGACGCGTCGGAGGAAGTCGCGGTCGTGGAAAACAAATTAACCGATCCTGAGGATCAGGGGAACGATGAGGCGGCGGACCATGGCGATCCGGGTACCCTGAACACGCGACGCCGACGGCTGTTCGGTCATCCGGTCCATCACGAGTCCGAAGAAATTGCGTTGGCGATGTTGTCACAGTTGGTTGGCAATGATTGTGAAGTCGAATTAAGCACCACCAAGGAGTTGCCTTCACAGGTCGTATCAAAAATTTCCCGCAGTCAACCGGATGTTGTCGTCTTGTCGGTGCTACCACCAGGCGGATTGCCCCAGTTGAAATACATGTGCAGCGAGATTCGTGCAAGCCAACCGACCGTTCCGATTGTGGTGACCTATCTGGGCAAAATGAAAGATTATGACGAGTTATTGGTTCGAGTTCGCGAAGCCGGTGCAAGTTATCTGACGACCTCGTTGTCACAAACGAAACATCAGATCGACGTGCTGTTAAAAGAGATCAATCAAGCCGACGTCAATGATACCGTTTGCGATCGTTCGCGATCGACTGAATCACCAAAGTCCAACGTCGAAGAGGCCTCTCATGTCTCGTGA
- a CDS encoding response regulator, whose protein sequence is MSNVADPKPPHCVIADDLRASRELLRSWVAECGYECTTTSNGEDAWAAVKALQPQLIVTDIEMPVASGLDLLCSLRHHRSEQINSIPVIVISSLQDDDIRSFVQSAGGTVFLTKPLEKTRTQQIVQRLDQEASVVNHDFQYTVHEQPWPNKRISPTLRRLYREVQENGPKFS, encoded by the coding sequence ATGAGCAATGTCGCCGACCCCAAGCCCCCTCATTGCGTGATCGCGGATGATCTGCGGGCATCCCGTGAACTGCTGCGCAGTTGGGTCGCCGAATGTGGGTATGAATGCACGACGACATCCAATGGCGAAGATGCCTGGGCCGCGGTCAAAGCGTTGCAGCCGCAATTGATCGTCACCGATATTGAGATGCCGGTCGCCAGCGGACTTGATCTGCTTTGTTCGCTGAGACATCACCGATCCGAGCAGATCAATTCGATTCCTGTGATCGTCATCAGCAGTTTACAGGACGACGACATCCGCTCGTTCGTGCAAAGTGCTGGCGGTACCGTCTTTCTGACCAAACCGTTAGAGAAAACTCGCACCCAGCAAATTGTTCAGCGGTTGGACCAGGAAGCGAGCGTGGTCAACCACGATTTTCAATACACCGTTCACGAGCAACCTTGGCCGAATAAACGAATTTCGCCAACCCTTCGCCGTCTGTATCGCGAAGTCCAAGAGAACGGCCCCAAATTCAGCTGA
- a CDS encoding phosphatase PAP2 family protein, with protein sequence MKPFKIQRVHQPLFRLVRFFWGREPILLLGFLLVALGTWGFIELADEVIEGGTHTFDRWAVRSLRAADDPSRPLGPAWMAEVGRDVTALGGVTVLLLAIASTAGFLAINRVYRTMGFLLVSTIGGIGASLLMKHFFARPRPDLVPHLSLVYTSSFPSGHSMMAAVVYLTLAVLVVPVLRHFWVRFYVIAVAIAVTVLVGLSRVYMGVHYPTDVLAGWVAGLVWALSCWLISRSLKLRETHLAKSDVLAPPKG encoded by the coding sequence ATGAAGCCGTTTAAAATCCAGAGAGTGCACCAGCCGCTTTTTCGTCTCGTTCGTTTCTTTTGGGGCCGCGAGCCGATACTTTTGCTGGGATTTTTGTTGGTCGCACTCGGTACTTGGGGGTTCATTGAACTCGCCGACGAGGTCATCGAAGGGGGGACCCATACGTTCGATCGCTGGGCCGTCCGCAGTCTGCGTGCTGCCGATGACCCTTCGCGGCCGCTGGGGCCTGCGTGGATGGCCGAGGTCGGGCGTGACGTGACGGCTCTGGGTGGCGTGACGGTTCTGTTGTTGGCGATTGCATCCACGGCCGGCTTCCTTGCGATCAACCGTGTTTATCGCACGATGGGATTCCTGCTGGTTTCGACGATCGGTGGCATTGGTGCCAGTCTGCTGATGAAGCATTTCTTCGCCCGTCCTCGCCCCGATTTGGTTCCTCATTTGTCGTTGGTCTATACCAGCAGTTTTCCGAGCGGACATTCGATGATGGCAGCAGTTGTCTATCTGACGCTTGCTGTGTTAGTGGTCCCGGTGCTGCGTCACTTTTGGGTGCGGTTCTATGTCATTGCAGTGGCGATCGCCGTGACTGTGCTGGTGGGACTTAGTCGAGTCTATATGGGGGTGCATTACCCGACCGACGTGCTGGCGGGTTGGGTAGCCGGATTGGTGTGGGCGTTGTCGTGTTGGTTGATTTCACGTTCGTTAAAACTTCGTGAAACGCACCTCGCTAAATCGGACGTGCTGGCGCCTCCAAAAGGGTGA